Proteins found in one Aspergillus puulaauensis MK2 DNA, chromosome 8, nearly complete sequence genomic segment:
- a CDS encoding uncharacterized protein (COG:G;~EggNog:ENOG410PG0X;~InterPro:IPR020846,IPR005828,IPR036259,IPR003663;~PFAM:PF07690;~TransMembrane:11 (o36-54i66-83o89-110i145-163o175-197i269-292o304-324i336-356o368-393i405-427o433-454i);~go_component: GO:0016020 - membrane [Evidence IEA];~go_component: GO:0016021 - integral component of membrane [Evidence IEA];~go_function: GO:0022857 - transmembrane transporter activity [Evidence IEA];~go_process: GO:0055085 - transmembrane transport [Evidence IEA]): protein MAFVLFGYEQGVFGGILENQDWLDQFNHPSDTETGIIVSCYNLGCLGGCILNYFTGEKLGRRRTMWLAMVFVIVGTTLQTSAFRVAHLVVGRVVTGFGTGMKTSTVPMCVRYARHRFILRLPPTDLATEYRYQSEICDRQSRGRLVSAEVLFVGVGITTAYWFDFGMSFVGGPIAWRLPVAVQMLFALVVVVLVFGLPESPRWLYKHGRSEEALEVLCRVYDKEPTDEYILAEKNAIRAAIQLEYSEEEASRGFLSIFRNDQVKTGYRVVLAWCIHFMNQAGGINLVVYYAPSVLIQNVGISKQLAQILGGCINMMLMFGSIVPSLALDRMGRRRTMMAGCACLSLCMLLISILLSRSSTAQGHACSSAAVAFFFLYTLIFGMSAHCVPWVYVPEILPLAARTRGTALAVSSNWLWNFTVVMITPVITNRLSWKAYLIFFATNAVFVPALFFFYPETGNLRLEEVDQIFERSGNPVAVARDIAKEVKLFGHVPALGGAATPGKKEEEEVAEQEQQEVI from the exons ATGGCATTTGTCTTGTTCGGCTACGAACAAGGTGTCTTTGGCGGTATTCTCGAGAATCAGGACTGGCTCGATCAGTTCAACCACCCCTCCGACACCGAGACCGGCATCATCGTGAGCTGCTACAACCTAGGCTGTTTGGGAGGGTGCATAT TGAATTACTTTACGGGTGAGAAGCTGGGCCGTCGCCGGACGATGTGGCTAGCCATGGTGTTTGTCATTGTCGGGACGACACTGCAAACCTCCGCATTCAGAGTGGCTCATCTTGTCGTTGGCCGTGTTGTTACTGGCTTTGGAACTGGGATGAAGACTTCTACCGTGCCAATGTGCGTTAGATATGCCCGCCATCGATTTATCCTGCGCCTGCCTCCCACTGACCTAGCCACCGAATATAGGTATCAATCGGAGATTTGCGACCGCCAATCTCGCGGGCGTCTCGTCTCTGCTGAGGTTCTCTTTGTCGGCGTCGGCATCACAACCGCCTACTGGTTCGACTTCGGCATGTCGTTCGTCGGTGGTCCGATTGCGTGGCGGCTGCCTGTCGCGGTCCAAATGCTGTTTGCCCTCGTTGTTGTCGTCCTTGTCTTTGGTCTGCCGGAGTCGCCACGCTGGCTATACAAGCATGGCCGATCAGAAGAAGCCCTTGAGGTTCTTTGCAGGGTTTACGATAAAGAGCCAACCGATGAATATATCCTTGCCGAAAAGAACGCCATCAGGGCGGCCATTCAACTGGAATActcggaagaggaggcgtCCCGGGGCTTCCTCAGCATCTTCCGCAATGACCAAGTCAAGACTGGATATCGTGTTGTGCTGGCGTGGTGTATCCATTTCATGAACCAGGCGGGGGGTATCAACCTGGTGGTATATTACGCTCCAT CTGTTCTAATTCAGAATGTCGGCATTTCGAAGCAACTTGCACAGATTCTCGGAGGGTGCATCAACATGATGCTAATGTTCGGATCAATCGTGCCCTCGCTCGCCCTCGACCGTATGGGTCGACGCCGCACCATGATGGCCGGCTGCGCATGCCTTAGCCTCTGCATGCTCCTGATATCCATTCTGCTCTCGCGCTCCAGCACCGCACAGGGCCACGCGtgctcctccgccgcagtggcgttcttcttcctgtaCACCCTCATCTTCGGCATGAGCGCCCACTGTGTGCCCTGGGTCTACGTTCCCGAGATCCTCCCTCTTGCAGCACGCACGCGCGGCACGGCCCTCGCTGTGAGCTCGAACTGGCTGTGGAACTTCACCGTCGTTATGATAACCCCCGTGATCACGAACCGGCTGTCGTGGAAGGCCTATCTCATCTTCTTTGCAACCAACGCGGTCTTTGTTCCCGccttattcttcttctatCCTGAGACTGGCAATCTGCGCTTGGAAGAGGTCGACCAGATCTTCGAGCGTAGCGGGAATCCTGTCGCGGTCGCGCGGGACATCGCAAAGGAAGTCAAGCTGTTCGGGCATGTTCCCGCTTTGGGTGGCGCTGCCACTcctggaaagaaggaagaagaagaggttgCTGAGCAAGAACAGCAGGAGGTCATCTAG
- a CDS encoding uncharacterized protein (SECRETED:SignalP(1-20)), whose product MVSVNALLFSLLAASTAVQAAVQCFTSQGYTAAQAETCLEDLRGEGENDFLIDNKGESFDSVSLCQKPGVYVDARPQKAAEISSSYRDVADTLEEIIKECKDGDNAAGYSYVHGNGDLTIALNNVTEPAS is encoded by the exons ATGGTATCCGTGAATGCCTTGTtattctccctcctcgcagcCTCTACGGCTGTGCAGGCTGCAGTCCAATGTTTTACCTCGCAGGGCTACACCgcggcgcaggcggagaCATGTCTGGAAGATTTAcgcggagagggagagaacGACTTCCTAATAGATAACAAAGGCGAGTCGTTCGATTCTGTCTCTCTTTGCCAAAAGCCGGGTGTCTACGTCGACGCGAGACCCCAGAAGGCTGCGGAGATAAGTTCCTCTTA CCGAGATGTGGCCGATACCTTGGAAGAGATTATCAAAGAGTGCAAAGACGGCGATAATGCTGCCG GTTATTCTTATGTCCATGGAAATGGAGACCTAACGATTGCGCTGAACAATGTTACGGAGCCTGCTTCGTGA
- a CDS encoding serine protease (COG:O;~EggNog:ENOG410PUV2;~InterPro:IPR001314,IPR043504,IPR018114,IPR009003, IPR001254;~MEROPS:MER0000057;~PFAM:PF00089;~SECRETED:SignalP(1-21);~go_function: GO:0004252 - serine-type endopeptidase activity [Evidence IEA];~go_process: GO:0006508 - proteolysis [Evidence IEA]), whose protein sequence is MKFSPFLLSSSVLAATQIADGNDAQIESYPYQVGIELSGKFYCGGTILSNKYIVSAGHCTLLPNVTEPLTKLRIRAGTATRESGGQLVNVSDYQAHPEFKMGLADADSDVSVFELAQPLEFSDTVAPIDSLAFADDGFPREGRPCQVTGWGSKTPTGPFSTTLQVVELPVADRGGCVQKYDELGTGQEVGERMFCAGDFEEESPICQGDSGGALVSDGQMLGIVSWGKGCRAKGYPAVFTSISKVRDFIADVTGI, encoded by the coding sequence ATGAAGTTCtcccccttcctcctctcctcctccgtcctcGCCGCCACCCAAATCGCAGACGGCAACGACGCCCAAATCGAATCCTACCCCTACCAAGTCGGAATCGAACTCTCGGGCAAATTCTACTGCGGCGGCACCATCCTCAGCAACAAATACATCGTCTCCGCCGGCCACTGTACCCTGCTCCCAAATGTAACCGAGCCGCTCACAAAACTGCGGATTCGAGCCGGCACCGCGACCCGCGAGTCCGGCGGCCAACTGGTCAACGTATCCGACTACCAGGCTCATCCGGAGTTCAAAATGGGTCTTGCCGATGCAGACAGTGACGTCTCGGTCTTTGAATTGGCGCAGCCGCTTGAGTTCAGTGATACTGTTGCTCCTATTGACTCTCTTGCGTTTGCCGACGATGGGTTCCCGAGGGAGGGAAGACCATGCCAGGTTACGGGCTGGGGTAGTAAGACACCTACTGGGCCGTTCTCTACTACGCTCCAGGTTGTCGAGCTGCCTGTTGCCGACCGGGGGGGATGTGTACAGAAATATGACGAGCTCGGGACTGGTCAAGAGGTTGGCGAGCGGATGTTTTGCGCGGGTGATTTCGAGGAGGAAAGCCCCATCTGCCAGGGAGACAGTGGGGGTGCGCTTGTTAGTGACGGCCAGATGCTTGGGATTGTCTCCTGGGGTAAAGGGTGTCGTGCGAAAGGGTATCCGGCTGTTTTTACGAGCATCTCGAAGGTTCGGGACTTTATTGCCGATGTTACTGGTATCTAG
- a CDS encoding uncharacterized protein (SECRETED:SignalP(1-16)) — MRLILWAPILAAVVEALPGASSSSASPSSSPSSTSSASSAPTSVNDGDMQHACEIGGLTYDNWKDFDMGFFVNTTSNMWCSDEEKCPYGPYKNPWPQSLSTLLPDQTVWECEMDNDDCDAPKKASWCSNNLHAQVVFALQAVKHFHDWVRRVDDAIGEAQLEYATLQVSIVEKFTTHDVSQDTTQATAFTIAAGVFGVVAAFLGPLAPLGIVAEGGIAATAVTVGAAAAGGISGANTLGIAATNAMAPNIAETLQREITGVGNMSTVMEASFNSARDSIMKYAGQAINEVPSNNDGSTGYSYKDQPGSAPSVVSSGAFAEMNSYKDFAKLKDITKTISNMAAISYVWRNYEKVYIAKLAKRFDNVDPCDITLVDLHRECKDGVAYFFIKWQDKSMEDPHWSQPKGLDALDEFDNLDLYTMAQAAEYNQQKYGYDHDWDPTTASEAIMVKDAPPGAMMINLPVCYMDDYVAYYAGKESTHETDLKAILHKQCAAIPKALKDWPYKFIGDNDVGNNFNKNPYTDDAKDSVIYRDPGGELIQGPPNLDVDFDYDYN, encoded by the exons ATGCGACTTATTCTCTGGGCGCCTATCCTTG CCGCCGTGGTAGAGGCCTTGCCTGgtgcttcttccagctctgcGTCACCTagctcctccccttccagcACCTCGTCCGCTAGCTCTGCTCCTACCAGTG TTAACGATGGGGATATGCAACATGCCTGCGAAATCGGCGGCCTTACGTACGACAACTGGAAAGACTTCGACATGGGCTTCTTCGTGAACACAAC TTCGAATATGTGGTGcagcgatgaggagaaaTGTCCTTACGGGCCTTACAAAAACCCATGGCCACAAAGCCTGTCAACTCTCTTGCCAGACCAGACAGTCTGGGAATGTGAGAT GGACAATGACGACTGTGACGCCCCCAAAAAGGCTAGTTGGTGCAGCAACAACTTGCATGCGCAGGTCGTGTTTGCCCTGCAAGCCGTTAAGCATTTCCATGATTGGGTCCGGCGGGTTGACGATGCAATTGGCGAAGCACAGCTGGAGTACGCAACTCTGCAAGTCTCGATTGTCGAGAAATTCACCACGCACGACGTCAGCCAGGACACGACGCAAGCCACAGCATTCACGATTGCAGCGGGTGTCTTTGGAGTTGTGGCCGCTTTCTTAGGGCCCCTTGCGCCTCTCGGAATTGTAGCTGAGGGTGGTATTGCAGCAACCGCTGTTACTGTCGGTGCGGCAGCTGCGGGTGGAATCAGTGGTGCTAATACGCTGGGGATTGCTGCGACAAACGCAATGGCGCCTAATATAGCAGAAAC ACTGCAGAGGGAGATTACTGGCGTTGGAAACATGAGCACAGTCATGGAGGCTTCCTTCAATAGCGCGCGTGACTCTATCATGAAATATGCTGGGCAAGCAATCAATGAGGTCCCCTCGAACAATGACGGCTCCACGGGCTACTCCTACAAGGACCAGCCTGGTAGTGCACCATCCGTAGTGAGCAGTGGTGCCTTTGCGGAGATGAACAGTTATAAAGACTTTGCCAAACTCAAGGATATTACCAAAACGATATCTAATATGGCTGCTATCTCTTATGTCTGGCGCAACTATGAGAAGGTTTATATTGCAAAACTGGCCAAACGCTTCGATAACGTGGACCCCTGTGATATCACGCTTGTTGACCTTCACCGAGAGTGCAAGGACGGCGTCgcttacttttttattaagtgGCAGGACAAGTCCATGGAAGATCCGCATTGGTCGCAGCCGAAGGGTCTCGACGCACTGGATGAGTTTGACAACCTTGACCTGTACACGATGGCTCAGGCTGCCGAATATAACCAGCAGAAATACGGATATGACCATGATTGGGACCCCACGACCGCTAGCGAGGCCATCATGGTGAAGGACGCACCACCAGGTGCGATGATGATCAACCTTCCTGTCTGCTATATGGATGATTATGTGGCATATTATGCGGGCAAAGAGTCGACTCACGAG ACTGATCTCAAGGCAATTTTGCACAAGCAATGCGCAGCTATCCCTAAAGCTCTTAAGGACTGGCCGTACAAGTTCATCGGAGACAACGACGTTGGAAACAATTTCAATAAGAACCCTTATACAGACGATGCTAAGGACTCCGTCATCTACAGAGATCCCGGTGGCGAATTAATCCAGGGCCCTCCTAATTTGGACGTGGACTTCGACTATGACTACAACTAG